The Saccharothrix variisporea genome has a segment encoding these proteins:
- a CDS encoding Fpg/Nei family DNA glycosylase, producing MPELPEVEALAEHLREHAVGRVVHRLDVASLQVLKTFSPPWTELQGRTVTGAGRHGKHLDLDCDGLHLVVHLARAGWLRWSDTLSVAPPKPGKGPLALRVHLGPPGEGPGFDLTEAGTKKGLAAWIVTDPTDVPGVARLGPDALSVSRERLEELFKGRTERLKTALTDQTLMAGIGNAYSDEIMHTAKLSPYATAGKLNAEALDRLHVAIVDVLNDAVARSVGQSAARLKGEKRSGLRVHARTGLPCPVCGDTVREVSFADRAFQYCPTCQTGGKPLADRRLSRLLK from the coding sequence GTGCCGGAACTACCCGAGGTCGAGGCGCTGGCCGAGCACCTGCGCGAACACGCCGTGGGGCGCGTCGTCCACCGCCTGGACGTGGCGTCGTTGCAGGTCCTGAAGACGTTCAGCCCGCCGTGGACGGAGTTGCAGGGCCGCACCGTGACCGGCGCCGGCCGGCACGGCAAGCACCTGGACCTGGACTGCGACGGCCTGCACCTGGTCGTCCACCTGGCCCGCGCGGGCTGGCTGCGCTGGTCGGACACCCTGTCGGTGGCCCCGCCCAAGCCGGGCAAGGGGCCGTTGGCGCTGCGCGTCCACCTGGGTCCGCCGGGCGAGGGGCCGGGGTTCGACCTGACCGAGGCGGGCACGAAGAAGGGCCTGGCGGCGTGGATCGTCACCGACCCGACCGACGTGCCCGGCGTGGCGCGTTTGGGTCCGGACGCGCTGTCGGTGTCCCGTGAGCGGCTGGAAGAGCTGTTCAAGGGGCGCACGGAACGCCTGAAGACCGCGTTGACCGACCAGACGCTCATGGCCGGCATCGGCAACGCGTACTCCGACGAGATCATGCACACCGCGAAGCTGTCCCCTTACGCGACCGCGGGCAAGCTCAACGCCGAGGCCCTGGACCGGCTGCACGTCGCCATCGTGGACGTGCTGAACGACGCCGTGGCCCGCTCGGTCGGCCAGTCGGCGGCGCGGCTCAAGGGCGAGAAGCGCTCGGGCCTGCGGGTGCACGCGCGCACCGGCCTGCCGTGCCCGGTGTGCGGCGACACGGTCCGCGAGGTGTCCTTCGCCGACCGGGCGTTCCAGTACTGCCCGACCTGCCAGACCGGCGGCAAACCCCTGGCCGACCGGCGGCTGTCGCGCCTGCTCAAGTGA
- a CDS encoding class I SAM-dependent methyltransferase: MTPVRALPLDEHDGCLLLGAAGGVTYLDGAEELVAAIVGEAADRSSLSDELHYAAKTWAEQYHLDRGRANVLRALDLPAGAAVLEIGAGCGAITRYLGERVALVDAVEPVAARARVAARRTADLPGVRVFAGTLDQVPVEPAYDLAVVVGVLEYVGAGAADDAPYVEFLRSLRARLKPGGALVLAIENQLGVKYLAGAPEDHSGRPWDGPQGYPDGGPARTFSRRRLLALLETAGFRVGRALGCFPDYKITRAVLSPELVERYPRLADELPSFPSPDWGSDAVRQADEARLWHEFAAAGLAAETWNSFLVLASADEPAAVLWPEDRLACYFNTDRAAAWCTRGEVLDGRVRRTPLRPQRDEVISIREYEEPVYEGVPLLTVLEAEPWRAAELLTAWRDMLAARLGELGAPAVWDLVPHNLVVTADGLCAIDLEWRVEGADLEWVEQRGLLLTADRLARSGWSGAGERTTVRDLAGWLGVLLGHPPSYVDEAAEREAHFQAARICGGWTGPGLRREREYLRAAWSTRLGEFVAG; encoded by the coding sequence GTGACGCCGGTCAGGGCACTGCCGCTGGACGAGCACGACGGGTGCCTGCTCCTCGGCGCCGCGGGCGGGGTGACCTACCTCGACGGCGCCGAGGAACTGGTGGCGGCGATCGTCGGCGAGGCGGCGGACCGGTCGTCGCTCAGCGACGAGCTGCACTACGCGGCCAAGACGTGGGCCGAGCAGTACCACCTGGACCGGGGGCGCGCGAACGTGCTGCGCGCCCTCGACCTCCCGGCGGGCGCCGCCGTGCTGGAGATCGGCGCCGGGTGCGGCGCGATCACCCGGTACCTGGGCGAGCGGGTCGCGCTGGTGGACGCGGTCGAGCCGGTCGCGGCCCGGGCACGGGTCGCGGCGCGGCGCACCGCCGACCTGCCCGGCGTGCGGGTGTTCGCGGGCACGCTCGACCAGGTGCCGGTGGAACCCGCCTACGACCTGGCCGTCGTGGTCGGCGTGCTGGAGTACGTCGGCGCGGGCGCGGCGGACGACGCGCCCTACGTGGAGTTCCTGCGCTCGCTGCGCGCCCGGCTCAAGCCGGGAGGGGCGCTGGTGCTGGCGATCGAGAACCAGCTCGGCGTGAAGTACCTGGCGGGAGCGCCCGAGGACCACAGCGGGCGGCCGTGGGACGGGCCCCAGGGCTACCCGGACGGCGGGCCGGCGCGGACGTTCTCCCGCCGCCGGCTGCTGGCGCTGCTGGAGACCGCCGGGTTCCGGGTCGGCCGGGCGTTGGGCTGCTTCCCCGACTACAAGATCACCCGCGCGGTGCTGAGCCCCGAGCTGGTCGAGCGGTACCCGCGGCTGGCCGACGAGCTGCCGAGCTTCCCGAGCCCCGACTGGGGTTCCGACGCCGTGCGGCAGGCCGACGAGGCGCGGCTGTGGCACGAGTTCGCCGCGGCGGGCCTAGCCGCCGAGACGTGGAACAGCTTCCTGGTGCTGGCCTCCGCCGACGAGCCCGCCGCCGTGCTGTGGCCCGAGGACCGGCTCGCCTGCTACTTCAACACCGACCGCGCCGCCGCGTGGTGCACGCGGGGCGAGGTGCTCGACGGCCGCGTCCGCCGCACACCGCTGCGCCCGCAGCGCGACGAGGTGATCTCCATCCGGGAGTACGAGGAGCCCGTGTACGAGGGCGTCCCGCTGCTCACCGTGCTGGAGGCGGAGCCGTGGCGGGCCGCGGAGCTGCTCACCGCGTGGCGCGACATGCTGGCCGCCCGGCTCGGCGAGCTGGGCGCACCGGCCGTGTGGGACCTCGTGCCGCACAACCTGGTGGTCACCGCGGACGGGCTGTGCGCGATCGACCTGGAGTGGCGGGTCGAGGGCGCCGATCTGGAGTGGGTGGAGCAGCGGGGGTTGCTGCTCACCGCCGACCGGCTGGCGCGGTCGGGGTGGTCCGGCGCGGGCGAGCGCACCACGGTGCGGGACCTGGCGGGCTGGCTCGGCGTGCTGCTCGGCCACCCGCCGTCGTACGTGGACGAAGCCGCCGAACGGGAGGCGCACTTCCAGGCCGCGCGGATCTGCGGCGGCTGGACGGGACCCGGCCTGCGCCGGGAGCGGGAGTACCTGAGGGCGGCCTGGAGCACCCGGCTCGGCGAGTTCGTCGCAGGATGA
- a CDS encoding DUF7674 family protein — protein MVDWRTRASALLPELGAVIERESWSCHVFLSELWQLALEAHRDDDRDTLTRVYGFAHWCFQQEQFLSNASVVSFYEHVFDEWELRHLVAPWLPGEVVDKVRPLWEWRWPAERLAEVDRLLEEVRPPGRNAV, from the coding sequence GTGGTCGATTGGCGCACAAGGGCTTCCGCCCTCCTCCCCGAGCTGGGCGCCGTCATCGAGCGCGAGTCCTGGTCGTGCCACGTGTTCCTGTCGGAGCTGTGGCAGCTCGCCCTGGAGGCGCACCGGGACGACGACCGGGACACGCTGACCCGGGTGTACGGCTTCGCGCACTGGTGCTTCCAGCAGGAGCAGTTCCTGTCCAACGCGTCGGTGGTCAGCTTCTACGAGCACGTGTTCGACGAGTGGGAGCTGCGGCACCTGGTGGCGCCTTGGCTGCCGGGCGAGGTCGTCGACAAGGTCCGGCCGCTGTGGGAGTGGCGGTGGCCGGCGGAGCGGTTGGCCGAGGTAGACCGCTTGTTGGAGGAAGTGCGACCCCCCGGTCGAAACGCGGTTTGA
- a CDS encoding OsmC family protein, producing MASTRNASTHWEGNLLQGSGTVTLESSGLGSYAVSWPARTDEAANGRTSPEELIAAAHSSCFSMAFSHALDQAGTPPTQLDTSAAVTFQPGKGITGVHLTVRGVVPGLDQDQFAAAAEDAKKNCPVSQALAGTTITLTAELA from the coding sequence ATGGCCAGCACCCGCAACGCCAGCACGCATTGGGAAGGCAACCTGCTCCAGGGCAGCGGCACCGTGACGCTGGAGTCGTCGGGCCTCGGCTCGTACGCGGTGTCGTGGCCGGCCCGCACCGACGAGGCCGCCAACGGCCGGACCAGCCCGGAGGAGCTGATCGCCGCCGCCCACTCGTCGTGCTTCTCGATGGCGTTCTCGCACGCGCTCGACCAGGCGGGCACGCCGCCCACGCAGCTGGACACGTCCGCCGCGGTGACCTTCCAGCCGGGCAAGGGGATCACCGGCGTCCACCTCACCGTGCGCGGTGTCGTGCCGGGCCTGGACCAGGACCAGTTCGCCGCCGCGGCCGAGGACGCCAAGAAGAACTGCCCGGTGAGCCAGGCGCTGGCGGGCACGACGATCACCCTGACGGCCGAACTGGCGTGA
- a CDS encoding LutC/YkgG family protein, translated as MADARAEILGRVRAALRDKPDTPPVVRDYVRTGDASVELLADRIAHYRATVHVVTPDEVVPLLAERLAGKRIVVPDGLPWDVPGVTALRDPLTVEELDRADGVLTGCAVAIAQTGTIVLDGGPGQGRRALTLLPDHHVCVVRSDQIAGTVPEALERLDPLRPLTFISGPSATSDIELDRVEGVHGPRRLEVLVVT; from the coding sequence GTGGCTGACGCCCGTGCGGAGATCCTGGGCCGGGTGCGGGCGGCGCTGCGCGACAAGCCGGACACGCCCCCGGTGGTCCGCGACTACGTCCGCACCGGCGACGCTTCCGTCGAACTGCTCGCCGACCGGATCGCGCACTACCGCGCGACCGTCCACGTCGTCACGCCCGACGAGGTGGTGCCGTTGCTCGCGGAGCGCTTGGCGGGCAAGCGGATCGTCGTGCCGGACGGCCTGCCGTGGGACGTGCCGGGCGTGACCGCGCTGCGCGACCCGCTGACCGTCGAGGAGCTGGACCGGGCGGACGGCGTGCTCACCGGGTGCGCGGTGGCGATCGCGCAGACGGGGACGATCGTCCTGGACGGCGGCCCCGGTCAGGGCAGGCGGGCGCTCACCCTGCTCCCCGACCACCACGTGTGCGTGGTGCGGTCCGACCAGATCGCCGGCACCGTGCCCGAGGCCCTGGAACGCCTCGACCCGCTGCGCCCGCTGACCTTCATCAGCGGCCCGTCCGCCACCAGCGACATCGAACTGGACCGAGTGGAGGGCGTCCACGGCCCCCGCCGGCTGGAAGTCCTGGTCGTCACTTGA
- a CDS encoding DUF983 domain-containing protein has product MTRLVRGADGRMWTVRSQIEWRNPAKDADFEHDVSGGQGPGVLMLAIVIVMAVVLVAWTPEEVVVPGWLIFALVLLFLFFPARWAVRRPWLVAAESKKTDELPPERWVGTVRGYLTVRNEMANVARKIEMYSLPDLEGPLQPVD; this is encoded by the coding sequence ATGACGCGGCTGGTGCGCGGAGCGGACGGCCGGATGTGGACGGTGCGCAGCCAGATCGAGTGGCGCAACCCGGCGAAGGACGCCGACTTCGAGCACGACGTCAGCGGCGGCCAGGGGCCCGGTGTGCTCATGCTGGCGATCGTCATCGTCATGGCCGTGGTGCTCGTCGCGTGGACGCCGGAGGAGGTCGTCGTCCCCGGCTGGCTGATCTTCGCGCTGGTGCTGCTGTTCCTGTTCTTCCCGGCCCGGTGGGCGGTGCGCCGGCCGTGGCTGGTGGCGGCGGAGTCGAAGAAGACCGACGAGCTGCCGCCCGAGCGCTGGGTGGGCACCGTGCGCGGCTACCTGACCGTGCGCAACGAGATGGCCAACGTGGCGCGCAAGATCGAGATGTACTCGCTGCCGGACCTGGAGGGCCCGCTGCAACCGGTCGACTGA
- a CDS encoding glycosyltransferase family 4 protein: MTAYVDMPAGPVGHRFELRGWVTDVVSLGEVSVHIAGRRAEVREDEYPGAPRGAVGWVALTAHAVPNGPQPVSVFGPGGELLTSDVVVVGPAGDGPLHLGSLDGPEADSTVEGDLVLVTGWSLLDSRAPSRIEVFVEGSGVTRARSRLPRADVAGAFPDFADAGVCGFEARVPVEVPPGAERRVSVRVRVSTHGVGEWTSPVRFVTVRNPDGAAEDDLLADRLEEQSTRLLTRVEARPDPKHVLVLTHSLAIGGGQLWLQELLTGLVKKHNWAATVVTPIDGALRDDCTALGVPVHLTSHYRIGDIASYEGHVSELALLAKASGAGVALVNTLGAFGAADAAKRAGLPTAWVVHESFELADFSFLNWGPAGLAPTVKRRWEHSLGAVDRLLFVADATKEMFARYSAPERCRTIRYGTPMVRFGGRVGEHRRREARERLGVPQDALLLLNVGVVEPRKGQAGLIAAVERIRPLFPELVLAVIGQHPTPFGLALDDLVERGGLTDSVRLVPIQRDPTPWFHAADFFVNSSDVESLPRSILEAVCCGLPVVASDVFGAREMIEDAVTGWLFEPNDVDALTVALLRAFETSADERREVAGRAFDKLRDWLDPTGYADEYSEVLTDLANQGMRS; this comes from the coding sequence GTGACGGCGTACGTCGACATGCCGGCGGGACCGGTCGGTCACCGGTTCGAGCTGCGCGGGTGGGTCACCGACGTGGTATCGCTGGGCGAGGTGTCCGTGCACATCGCGGGCCGCCGGGCGGAGGTGCGCGAGGACGAGTACCCCGGCGCGCCCCGCGGCGCGGTCGGCTGGGTCGCCCTGACCGCGCACGCGGTGCCCAACGGCCCGCAGCCGGTCAGCGTGTTCGGGCCGGGCGGGGAGCTGCTCACCTCCGACGTGGTGGTGGTCGGCCCCGCCGGTGACGGCCCGCTGCACCTGGGGTCGCTGGACGGCCCGGAGGCGGACTCCACCGTGGAGGGCGACCTCGTCCTGGTCACCGGCTGGTCGCTGCTGGACAGCCGCGCGCCCAGCCGGATCGAGGTGTTCGTGGAGGGCAGCGGGGTGACCCGGGCGCGTTCCCGGCTGCCCCGCGCGGACGTGGCCGGCGCGTTCCCGGACTTCGCCGACGCGGGCGTGTGCGGGTTCGAGGCGCGGGTGCCGGTGGAGGTGCCGCCCGGTGCGGAGCGCCGGGTCTCGGTGCGGGTGCGGGTCAGCACGCACGGCGTGGGCGAGTGGACGTCCCCGGTCCGGTTCGTGACGGTCCGCAACCCGGACGGCGCGGCCGAGGACGACCTGCTGGCGGACCGGCTGGAGGAGCAGTCCACGCGCCTGCTCACCCGGGTGGAGGCGCGCCCGGACCCGAAGCACGTGCTGGTCCTGACGCACAGCCTCGCCATCGGCGGCGGCCAGCTCTGGCTCCAGGAACTGCTGACCGGCCTGGTGAAGAAGCACAACTGGGCCGCCACCGTCGTCACGCCGATCGACGGGGCGCTGCGGGACGATTGCACGGCGCTGGGCGTGCCGGTGCACCTGACCTCGCACTACCGGATCGGCGACATCGCGTCCTACGAGGGCCACGTCAGCGAGCTGGCGCTGCTGGCCAAGGCTTCCGGCGCCGGCGTGGCGCTGGTCAACACGCTCGGCGCGTTCGGCGCGGCGGACGCGGCCAAGCGGGCGGGCCTGCCCACGGCGTGGGTGGTGCACGAGAGCTTCGAACTGGCCGACTTCTCCTTCCTCAACTGGGGACCGGCCGGTCTGGCGCCGACGGTGAAGCGGCGCTGGGAGCACAGCCTGGGCGCGGTGGACCGCCTGCTGTTCGTCGCCGACGCGACGAAGGAGATGTTCGCCCGCTACTCGGCCCCGGAACGCTGCCGCACGATCCGGTACGGCACCCCGATGGTCCGGTTCGGCGGCCGGGTCGGCGAACACCGCCGCCGGGAGGCGCGCGAACGGCTCGGCGTGCCGCAGGACGCGTTGCTGCTGCTGAACGTCGGTGTGGTGGAGCCCCGCAAGGGCCAGGCCGGGTTGATCGCGGCCGTCGAGCGGATCCGCCCGCTGTTCCCCGAGTTGGTGCTCGCGGTGATCGGCCAGCACCCGACACCGTTCGGGCTGGCGCTGGACGACCTGGTGGAGCGGGGCGGGTTGACCGACAGCGTCCGGCTGGTGCCGATCCAGCGGGACCCGACGCCGTGGTTCCACGCCGCGGACTTCTTCGTGAACAGCTCGGACGTCGAGTCGCTGCCGCGGTCGATCCTGGAAGCGGTGTGCTGCGGGCTGCCGGTGGTGGCCAGCGACGTGTTCGGCGCGCGCGAGATGATCGAGGACGCGGTCACCGGCTGGCTGTTCGAGCCGAACGACGTGGACGCGCTCACCGTCGCGCTGCTGCGCGCGTTCGAGACGTCCGCCGACGAGCGGCGCGAGGTGGCCGGCCGCGCGTTCGACAAGCTGCGGGACTGGCTCGACCCGACGGGTTACGCCGACGAGTACTCCGAGGTGCTGACGGACCTCGCGAACCAAGGAATGCGGTCATGA
- a CDS encoding sigma-70 family RNA polymerase sigma factor, with amino-acid sequence MAGDADFDRELLARVRAGDDTAYGELFSRHADAVRRFALRHVREHAEADDLTAEAFFRVLQAIRRGTGPTDHVRTYLLTVARRVAWEWSGRRRDVPVDDEELSRRVEPFPDATVGRAEHTLISRAFTSLPERWRSVLWQVEVEGARPAAVAPSFGLSPNAMAALARRAREGLRAAYLQAHLAEDSGPRACSSVLSKLGTYTAGGVQGAEQRRIRKHLQTCSSCNALHAELTEVCSSLRAHAASIAVPVAATALVAPAVLGKAAWLTGRVKLVLAGVASAAAVGLFGMVAGAFTGGPGPALLQTGPQGSDGENVLALCSTNATVTGAPTSAESPAPTSVQVHRVDHTQVRTSVVTETVTERPTSSSQQVLAVPVPSGAPTTSSEVRLFQEPPNEPVATTATTTTTAEPTKTAFVSTTSAAPTVTPTTVTLSPTSSSLKAT; translated from the coding sequence ATGGCCGGAGATGCCGATTTCGACCGGGAACTGCTCGCCAGGGTCAGGGCGGGCGACGACACCGCCTACGGCGAGCTGTTCAGCCGACACGCCGACGCCGTTCGTCGGTTCGCCCTCCGGCACGTCCGTGAACACGCCGAAGCCGACGACCTGACCGCCGAGGCGTTCTTCCGGGTCCTCCAGGCCATCCGCCGGGGCACCGGGCCCACCGACCACGTCCGGACCTACCTGCTGACCGTCGCGCGCCGGGTGGCGTGGGAGTGGAGCGGGCGCCGCCGGGACGTGCCGGTGGACGACGAGGAGCTGTCCCGCCGGGTGGAGCCGTTCCCCGACGCGACTGTCGGCCGGGCCGAGCACACCCTGATCTCGCGGGCGTTCACCAGCCTGCCCGAGCGGTGGCGCAGCGTGCTGTGGCAGGTCGAGGTGGAGGGCGCGCGGCCCGCGGCGGTGGCGCCGAGCTTCGGCCTGAGCCCGAACGCGATGGCCGCGCTGGCCCGCCGGGCGCGGGAGGGGCTGCGCGCCGCGTACCTCCAGGCGCACCTGGCCGAGGACTCCGGGCCGCGCGCGTGCAGCTCGGTGCTGTCCAAGCTCGGCACGTACACGGCGGGCGGGGTGCAGGGCGCCGAGCAGCGGCGCATCCGCAAGCACCTCCAGACCTGCTCGTCCTGCAACGCCCTGCACGCCGAGCTGACGGAGGTGTGCTCGTCGCTGCGGGCGCACGCGGCGTCGATCGCGGTGCCGGTCGCGGCGACCGCCCTGGTGGCCCCGGCCGTGCTGGGCAAGGCGGCGTGGCTCACCGGACGGGTGAAGCTGGTGCTCGCCGGGGTGGCTTCGGCCGCCGCCGTGGGCCTGTTCGGGATGGTGGCGGGCGCGTTCACCGGTGGTCCCGGCCCGGCGCTGCTGCAGACCGGGCCGCAGGGCAGCGACGGCGAGAACGTGCTGGCGCTGTGCTCGACGAACGCCACCGTGACCGGCGCGCCGACCAGCGCCGAGTCGCCCGCGCCGACGTCGGTGCAGGTCCACCGGGTCGACCACACCCAGGTGCGGACCAGCGTGGTGACCGAGACCGTCACCGAGCGGCCGACCAGCTCGTCCCAGCAGGTCCTGGCGGTGCCGGTGCCTTCGGGCGCGCCGACGACGTCCAGCGAGGTCCGGCTGTTCCAGGAGCCGCCGAACGAGCCGGTGGCGACCACCGCGACCACGACGACCACCGCCGAGCCGACCAAGACGGCGTTCGTCAGCACGACCTCCGCCGCGCCGACGGTGACACCCACCACGGTGACGCTCAGCCCCACCTCGTCCAGCCTCAAGGCCACGTGA
- a CDS encoding LutB/LldF family L-lactate oxidation iron-sulfur protein yields the protein MGTRNPVTWLGSPTFPEAARTALADTQLRRNLRNATTTIRGRRAQAVGELPDWERLRRAGEAIKDDVLHHLDRYLEQLEAAVTARGGVVHWARDAAEANDIVLRLCGDAREVVKVKSMATQEIGLNEALAAAGVHAVETDLAELIVQLGDDRPSHILVPAIHRNRSEIREIFRAAGLGPASDDPRVLAEAARAHLRRKFLSCEVAVSGANFAVADTGSVVVLESEGNGRMCLTLPRKLITVMGLEKVVPTWQDLEVFLQLLPRSSTAERMNPYTSTWTGVTPGDGPEEFHLVLLDNGRTATLADPVGRQALRCIRCSACLNVCPVYERTGGRSYGSVYPGPIGAILTPQLVDDPHDEQAASLPFASSLCGACFEVCPVRIDIPSVLTHLRARAVEAKGRSAESVAMAAAAWVFASASRYEKAQKLGSLARLFAHDGRISWLPGPGAAWTSSRDAPVPAREPFREWWRKNRG from the coding sequence GCCCAGGCGGTCGGGGAGCTGCCCGACTGGGAACGGCTGCGCCGCGCCGGCGAGGCGATCAAGGACGACGTCCTGCACCACCTCGACCGCTACCTGGAGCAGCTCGAAGCCGCCGTCACCGCGCGCGGCGGGGTCGTGCACTGGGCGCGGGACGCCGCCGAGGCCAACGACATCGTGCTGCGGCTGTGCGGCGACGCCCGCGAGGTCGTCAAGGTCAAGTCCATGGCCACCCAGGAGATCGGGCTCAACGAGGCCCTGGCGGCGGCCGGGGTGCACGCCGTGGAGACCGACCTGGCGGAGCTGATCGTGCAGCTCGGCGACGACCGGCCGTCGCACATCCTGGTGCCCGCGATCCACCGCAACCGCAGCGAGATCCGCGAGATCTTCCGCGCCGCCGGCCTGGGCCCCGCCTCCGACGACCCGCGCGTGCTCGCCGAAGCCGCCCGCGCGCACCTGCGGCGCAAGTTCCTGTCGTGCGAGGTGGCGGTGTCCGGCGCGAACTTCGCGGTCGCCGACACCGGTTCCGTGGTGGTGCTGGAGTCCGAGGGCAACGGCCGGATGTGCCTGACGCTGCCGCGCAAGCTGATCACCGTGATGGGGCTGGAGAAGGTCGTGCCGACGTGGCAGGACCTCGAAGTGTTCCTCCAGCTGCTGCCCCGGTCCTCGACGGCCGAGCGGATGAACCCCTACACCTCGACCTGGACCGGCGTGACCCCCGGCGACGGCCCGGAGGAGTTCCACCTGGTGCTGCTGGACAACGGGCGCACCGCGACCCTCGCGGACCCGGTGGGGCGGCAGGCGCTGCGGTGCATCCGGTGCTCGGCGTGCCTCAACGTGTGCCCGGTCTACGAGCGGACCGGCGGCCGGTCCTACGGCTCGGTGTACCCGGGCCCGATCGGCGCGATCCTGACGCCGCAACTGGTCGACGACCCGCACGACGAGCAGGCCGCCTCCCTGCCGTTCGCGTCTTCGTTGTGCGGCGCGTGCTTCGAGGTGTGCCCGGTGCGCATCGACATCCCGTCCGTGCTCACGCACCTGCGCGCGCGGGCCGTGGAGGCGAAGGGGCGCAGTGCCGAGTCGGTCGCGATGGCCGCCGCCGCCTGGGTGTTCGCGTCGGCGTCCCGGTACGAGAAGGCGCAAAAGCTCGGTTCGCTGGCCCGGCTGTTCGCGCACGACGGCCGGATCTCCTGGCTGCCGGGACCGGGCGCGGCGTGGACGTCGTCCCGGGACGCCCCGGTGCCGGCCCGCGAACCGTTCCGCGAGTGGTGGAGGAAGAACCGTGGCTGA